A single region of the Aurantiacibacter sp. MUD11 genome encodes:
- a CDS encoding aromatic ring-hydroxylating oxygenase subunit alpha — MTEAQGISGSEPAADPLDGWSLPAWTYHDPEFHALELERVFRPSWQVVCHESDLPSPGDWHTLDYCGESVIVVRGRDDQLRAFTNVCRHRGSRLVDGAMGCSKRLVCPYHAWTYDLDGRLTGVPDSASYPALDKDRAGLVTVELERWRGFLFVRLEDDGGPSVAQMLAPYEAMIAPYRFEDLQALGRVTLRPREVNWKNVGDNYSDGLHIPVAHPGLTRLFGKSYGVEAEPHVDRMWGAMVERESANWSERLYQRLLPTVPHLPDDAQRRWLYFKLWPSVAFDIYPDQVDFMQWLPTGPTTCLIREISYVLPDDRREMRAARYLNWRINRQVNAEDTELITRVQAGMASRTFSMGPLSDREVCLKNFCRRMRAIIPEARLEQQPPSGWSHR; from the coding sequence GTGACAGAGGCCCAAGGCATTTCCGGGAGCGAACCCGCAGCAGACCCGCTCGACGGCTGGAGCCTGCCTGCCTGGACCTATCACGACCCCGAATTCCACGCGCTGGAGCTGGAGCGGGTCTTTCGCCCCAGCTGGCAGGTGGTCTGCCACGAAAGCGACCTGCCCTCGCCCGGCGACTGGCATACGCTCGACTACTGCGGCGAAAGCGTGATCGTGGTGCGCGGACGAGATGACCAGCTGCGCGCCTTCACCAATGTCTGCCGCCACCGCGGATCGCGGCTGGTGGACGGGGCAATGGGCTGCTCCAAACGCCTCGTCTGCCCCTATCACGCCTGGACCTACGATCTCGACGGGCGGCTGACGGGCGTGCCGGATTCCGCCTCTTACCCCGCGCTGGACAAGGACCGCGCCGGACTGGTGACGGTAGAACTGGAACGCTGGCGTGGCTTCCTGTTCGTGCGGCTGGAGGATGACGGCGGGCCTTCGGTAGCGCAGATGCTGGCGCCTTACGAAGCCATGATCGCGCCCTACCGCTTCGAGGACTTGCAGGCCCTGGGCCGCGTCACCCTGCGCCCGCGCGAGGTGAACTGGAAGAACGTCGGCGACAATTACTCGGACGGCCTGCACATCCCCGTCGCCCACCCCGGCCTCACCCGCTTGTTTGGCAAGAGCTACGGCGTCGAGGCCGAACCGCATGTCGACCGCATGTGGGGAGCAATGGTGGAGCGCGAGAGCGCCAACTGGTCGGAGCGGCTGTACCAGCGCCTGCTACCGACAGTGCCGCACCTGCCGGACGACGCGCAGCGCCGCTGGCTCTATTTCAAGCTGTGGCCCAGTGTCGCCTTCGACATCTATCCCGACCAGGTCGATTTCATGCAGTGGCTGCCCACCGGCCCCACCACCTGCCTGATCCGCGAAATCAGCTACGTGCTGCCCGACGATCGGCGAGAAATGCGCGCCGCGCGCTATCTCAACTGGCGGATCAACCGGCAGGTGAACGCCGAGGATACCGAACTGATCACCCGGGTGCAGGCAGGCATGGCCTCGCGCACGTTCAGCATGGGGCCGCTCAGCGATAGGGAAGTCTGCCTGAAGAACTTCTGCCGCCGAATGCGTGCAATCATTCCCGAAGCACGGCTGGAACAGCAGCCGCCCTCCGGTTGGAGCCATAGATGA
- a CDS encoding phytoene desaturase family protein, translated as MTQRYDAVIIGAGHNGLVCGFYLARAGLKVRIVERRDVVGGAAVTEEFHPGFRNSVASYTVSLLQPKVIADMRLHDHGYRVIERPISNFLPQPDGGYLKLGGGMERTQAEFRRFSEKDAAALPAYYDALEGVAEVLRDLALKTPPNVGDGLRTLLAGAAQGWGLSRLDLEAKRNVLDLFTKSATSFLEQWFESEPVKAAFGFDAVVGNYASPDTPGSAYVLLHHVFGEVNGKKGAWGHSVGGMGTITQIMAKVAREAGVEISLESPVDEVLVDGDTVAGVRLASGEEIAARRVIANVGPKLLYGKMLDAAHQPEDFRRAMKGFKAGGGTFRMNVALSELPCFTAHPEPGEHHSSGIIIAPTLDYMDRAFLDAKQHGWSKAPIVEMLIPSTVDDSLAPEGQHVASLFCQQFAPELPDGRDWDDEEDAAVDTIIDTVEAHAPGFRASILGKQVLSPKGLYRKFGLVGGDIFHGHMSLDQLWSARPVLGHGSHRGPVKGLYMCGSGTHPGGGVTGAPGHNCAREVIADGGKFGRFR; from the coding sequence ATGACACAACGATACGACGCCGTGATCATCGGCGCAGGACACAACGGGCTGGTGTGCGGCTTCTACCTTGCCCGGGCGGGGCTGAAGGTCCGCATCGTGGAACGCCGCGACGTGGTGGGCGGAGCCGCCGTGACCGAGGAATTCCACCCCGGCTTCCGCAACTCGGTCGCCAGCTACACGGTCAGTCTGCTGCAGCCCAAGGTGATCGCCGACATGCGGCTGCACGACCACGGCTACCGCGTGATCGAGCGGCCAATCTCCAACTTCCTGCCGCAGCCCGACGGCGGCTACCTGAAACTGGGCGGCGGGATGGAGCGCACGCAGGCGGAATTCCGCAGGTTCTCCGAGAAAGACGCAGCGGCGCTGCCCGCCTATTACGACGCGCTGGAAGGCGTGGCCGAGGTGCTGCGCGACCTCGCCCTGAAAACCCCGCCCAATGTCGGCGACGGGCTGCGCACGCTGCTGGCGGGCGCGGCGCAAGGCTGGGGGCTGTCGCGGCTGGACCTGGAAGCCAAGCGCAACGTGCTGGACCTGTTCACCAAGTCCGCCACCAGCTTCCTCGAACAATGGTTCGAAAGCGAGCCGGTGAAGGCCGCCTTCGGTTTCGACGCGGTGGTCGGCAACTATGCCAGCCCGGATACGCCGGGCAGCGCCTATGTGCTGCTGCACCACGTCTTCGGCGAGGTGAACGGCAAGAAGGGCGCCTGGGGCCACAGCGTCGGCGGCATGGGCACGATCACCCAGATCATGGCCAAGGTGGCGCGGGAGGCAGGCGTCGAGATCAGTCTCGAAAGCCCGGTGGACGAGGTGCTGGTCGATGGCGACACGGTGGCCGGTGTAAGACTGGCCAGCGGCGAGGAGATCGCCGCCAGGCGCGTCATCGCCAATGTCGGTCCGAAGCTGCTGTACGGGAAGATGCTGGACGCAGCGCACCAGCCGGAAGATTTCCGCCGCGCCATGAAGGGTTTCAAGGCAGGCGGCGGCACCTTCCGCATGAACGTCGCGCTCAGCGAATTGCCGTGCTTCACCGCGCATCCCGAACCGGGCGAGCACCACAGTTCCGGCATCATCATCGCCCCGACGCTGGACTACATGGACCGCGCCTTCCTCGACGCGAAGCAGCACGGCTGGTCGAAGGCACCGATCGTCGAAATGCTGATCCCCAGCACGGTGGACGACAGCCTCGCGCCCGAGGGACAGCACGTCGCCAGCCTGTTCTGCCAGCAATTCGCGCCAGAATTGCCCGATGGCCGCGACTGGGACGACGAGGAAGACGCGGCCGTCGATACCATCATCGACACGGTGGAGGCCCATGCGCCGGGCTTCCGCGCCTCGATCCTCGGCAAGCAGGTGCTCAGCCCCAAGGGCCTCTATCGCAAGTTCGGCCTGGTCGGCGGCGACATCTTCCACGGGCACATGAGCCTCGACCAGTTATGGTCGGCCCGGCCCGTGCTGGGACACGGCTCCCATCGCGGTCCGGTGAAGGGGCTCTACATGTGCGGGTCAGGCACCCATCCGGGCGGCGGCGTGACCGGGGCGCCCGGCCACAACTGCGCGCGCGAGGTGATTGCCGACGGCGGCAAGTTCGGACGCTTCCGCTAG
- a CDS encoding potassium channel family protein, which produces MTSFYMHYTAMRWCAHAVATGRLATRRPLLIVLGIVFAVHLAEVLLFAIAFFAMHGSPWLGRLEGAVPPDAGFLTYFYFSISNYTTLGVGDIVPEGPARIMAGIEALMGLVLIAWSASFSYLMMEKLWLAEREDL; this is translated from the coding sequence ATGACCAGTTTCTATATGCATTACACGGCGATGCGATGGTGCGCCCATGCCGTGGCGACCGGACGGCTGGCGACACGCCGACCCTTGCTCATCGTGCTGGGGATCGTCTTTGCCGTCCACCTTGCCGAAGTGCTGCTGTTCGCAATCGCCTTCTTCGCCATGCACGGCAGCCCGTGGCTGGGCAGGCTGGAAGGCGCCGTCCCGCCGGATGCCGGTTTCCTGACCTATTTCTATTTCTCGATCTCGAACTACACGACGCTGGGCGTGGGCGACATCGTTCCCGAAGGCCCGGCCCGGATCATGGCCGGGATCGAGGCGCTGATGGGCCTCGTGCTGATCGCCTGGAGCGCGTCCTTCAGCTACCTGATGATGGAAAAGCTGTGGCTGGCGGAACGCGAGGACCTGTGA
- a CDS encoding ATP-binding cassette domain-containing protein, whose translation MSEPVDNNSQVAPTAGVRELTSSILEFARPQLLSTVLIVTLAAVLEGAGIVLILPVAETVFAQSEGEVNTGISASITQWLTSVGFDTVLEQLAVMGAGFLLLVTIRGAVMLQRDVLLSELSFGYVDHERQKFFLMLAQAEWPIIKRYRKAQLLNTMTTNIARLAQTMHFLTRGLITATLGAAAIGAAFLVSTSLGLLLLLLTVAGLLFALVWSRRSYRAGERLNKANRWVMHETTRFLDGLKAAKAARAEDVLAEGYKRQITDTRELSITFVRQQARLRNGIQFVAALAALLVLLLGFGWLGLSGGELLVMAAIILRLAPALLSTFSGVQSLAHALPAFASIRSLEAELAEAHAGLRVPPQEGLDDELEQAATAPLELRGCSVSAVDEDGNRVTLVEAGRITIAPGTLVHIGGPSGAGKSSLAELVAGLHLPASGEVRRGSLHLAPDTCRAWQSQVSFAPQEPFLFDGSIRENLSWPNLSPDDDAIWQALADAQAAELVRSLPQGLDEQLLDGGARLSGGERQRLCIARALLRPASLLIFDEATSAMDPELERAIVSRLRETIGQRIVLMVSHSRNTLDLADMRIDVAAGVARVVS comes from the coding sequence ATGAGCGAGCCGGTGGACAACAACAGCCAGGTGGCACCGACGGCGGGTGTTCGCGAGCTTACCTCCTCAATCCTCGAATTCGCCCGGCCGCAGCTGCTGTCGACCGTGCTGATCGTGACGCTTGCTGCCGTGCTGGAAGGGGCGGGCATCGTGCTGATTCTGCCCGTCGCCGAGACCGTCTTCGCGCAGTCAGAAGGCGAGGTGAACACCGGCATTTCCGCCTCGATCACCCAATGGCTGACCAGCGTCGGTTTCGACACCGTGCTGGAGCAGCTGGCAGTGATGGGTGCCGGCTTCCTGCTGCTGGTGACGATCAGGGGCGCCGTGATGCTGCAGCGGGACGTGCTGCTGAGCGAGCTGTCGTTCGGATATGTCGATCACGAGCGGCAGAAGTTCTTCCTCATGCTGGCGCAGGCCGAGTGGCCGATCATCAAGCGTTATCGCAAGGCACAGCTGCTGAACACGATGACGACCAATATCGCTCGCCTGGCGCAGACCATGCACTTTCTCACCCGGGGACTGATTACCGCGACCCTCGGGGCGGCTGCCATCGGGGCTGCCTTCCTGGTCTCGACCTCGCTCGGCCTGCTGCTGCTATTGCTCACCGTTGCGGGCCTGCTGTTTGCCCTGGTCTGGAGCCGCCGCAGCTATCGGGCCGGTGAACGGCTCAACAAGGCCAACCGCTGGGTGATGCACGAGACCACGCGCTTCCTCGATGGACTGAAGGCGGCCAAGGCGGCGCGGGCAGAGGACGTGCTTGCCGAAGGCTATAAGCGCCAAATCACCGACACCCGCGAGCTGTCCATCACCTTCGTCCGCCAGCAGGCGCGCCTGCGCAACGGGATCCAGTTTGTCGCAGCGCTCGCTGCCCTGCTGGTGCTGTTGCTGGGCTTCGGATGGCTTGGGCTGTCAGGCGGCGAATTGCTGGTGATGGCGGCCATCATCCTGCGGCTTGCTCCGGCCTTGCTGAGTACCTTCAGCGGCGTGCAGTCGCTGGCCCATGCCTTGCCTGCATTTGCTTCCATCCGGTCGCTCGAAGCCGAGCTGGCCGAGGCGCATGCGGGTCTGCGCGTGCCTCCGCAGGAAGGCCTGGACGATGAACTGGAGCAAGCCGCGACCGCGCCGCTCGAGCTGCGCGGTTGCAGCGTCTCGGCCGTCGATGAAGACGGCAATCGCGTGACCCTGGTCGAAGCCGGGCGAATAACGATAGCGCCGGGCACGCTGGTGCATATCGGCGGGCCATCGGGAGCGGGAAAGTCGAGCCTGGCCGAACTGGTTGCGGGCCTGCACCTGCCGGCAAGCGGCGAAGTGAGGCGCGGCTCCTTGCACCTGGCGCCAGACACCTGCCGCGCCTGGCAGTCGCAGGTCTCCTTTGCGCCGCAGGAGCCGTTCCTGTTCGACGGCTCCATCCGCGAGAACCTGTCGTGGCCAAACCTTTCGCCCGACGACGACGCCATCTGGCAGGCGCTTGCCGATGCGCAGGCCGCGGAACTGGTCCGGTCCTTGCCCCAAGGTCTCGACGAGCAGCTGCTCGACGGCGGGGCGCGGCTTTCCGGCGGGGAACGCCAGCGCCTGTGTATTGCCAGGGCATTGCTACGCCCGGCGAGCCTGCTGATCTTCGACGAAGCGACCTCGGCTATGGACCCCGAGCTGGAGCGGGCGATCGTTTCCCGGCTGCGAGAAACCATCGGGCAACGGATCGTCCTTATGGTTTCCCATTCGCGCAACACGCTCGATCTTGCCGACATGCGCATCGATGTTGCGGCGGGCGTTGCACGGGTGGTCAGCTAA
- a CDS encoding esterase: MFGRQVALTGALIAAAWVLPASAQEQQAESCLPQGIFARPDYTSVEPLPDGRVTFRLCAPDADNVRVTSNDLDPWIPGGFGGGERGLALTHDASGLWSGTTELPIPADTYRYNFEVNGARVPDPMAVTFSRERSGINSTFEMLGEAGAFQTFHEDVPHGTVSIVQYVSSTLGAMREAYVYTPPGYMNGSESYPVLYLVHGAGDSAHSWTSVGRAHYILDNLLAEGTAEEMIIVMPFGHTPDRPGANMLANTDFGSDLIDDLIPHIDANFRTIANAEHRAMAGLSMGGAHTLNFGLPRPDLFGEVGIFSMGLGMGGPEQVSAFEEANADGLAARAASAEPVYLAMGVDDFLYGTVAPTRELFERHGIAHHYNESDGGHTWINWRRYLHDFLPRLFR, translated from the coding sequence ATGTTCGGACGCCAAGTCGCGCTGACCGGCGCGTTGATCGCCGCAGCATGGGTATTGCCAGCGTCAGCACAGGAGCAGCAGGCTGAATCCTGCCTTCCGCAAGGCATTTTCGCCCGTCCGGACTACACCTCCGTCGAGCCCCTGCCCGACGGCCGCGTAACCTTCCGTCTCTGCGCCCCCGATGCGGACAACGTGCGTGTCACCAGCAACGATCTCGATCCCTGGATTCCCGGCGGCTTCGGCGGCGGGGAGCGTGGCCTCGCCCTCACCCACGATGCCTCCGGCCTGTGGAGCGGGACAACCGAGCTGCCGATCCCGGCGGACACCTATCGCTACAACTTCGAAGTCAACGGGGCGCGCGTGCCCGATCCGATGGCGGTCACCTTCAGCCGAGAGCGCAGCGGCATCAATTCGACCTTCGAGATGCTCGGCGAGGCCGGTGCCTTCCAGACCTTCCACGAAGACGTGCCGCACGGCACGGTGAGCATCGTCCAGTATGTCTCATCCACGCTGGGCGCCATGCGCGAAGCATATGTCTACACCCCGCCCGGCTACATGAACGGCAGCGAGAGCTACCCGGTGCTCTATCTCGTCCATGGCGCGGGCGATTCCGCCCATAGCTGGACCAGCGTAGGCCGGGCGCACTACATCCTCGACAACCTGTTGGCCGAAGGCACGGCGGAGGAGATGATCATCGTCATGCCCTTCGGCCATACGCCGGATCGTCCCGGTGCCAACATGCTGGCCAATACCGATTTCGGCAGCGACCTGATCGACGACCTGATCCCGCATATCGATGCCAATTTCCGCACCATTGCCAATGCCGAGCACCGGGCGATGGCAGGCCTCTCCATGGGCGGCGCGCATACGCTCAACTTCGGCCTCCCCCGCCCCGACCTGTTCGGCGAAGTCGGCATCTTCTCGATGGGCCTGGGAATGGGCGGACCTGAACAGGTCAGCGCGTTCGAGGAAGCCAATGCCGATGGCCTGGCCGCGCGTGCCGCCAGTGCAGAACCGGTCTACCTCGCCATGGGTGTCGACGATTTCCTATACGGCACGGTCGCCCCCACCCGCGAGCTGTTCGAGCGTCACGGCATCGCCCATCATTACAACGAGAGCGACGGCGGCCACACCTGGATCAACTGGCGTCGCTACCTGCACGACTTCCTGCCGCGCCTGTTTCGCTGA
- a CDS encoding FecR family protein has protein sequence MHKPNRILAALAATSILASNFAALPAAAQRTEVGNAAVVVGNVELSNDQQRRPRQVQRRDRIAWGDLIETENNSQLQILLLDRSSFGVGERSRVRIDEYVYDPDEGRNVIVSFLRGALRFFSGSDEGNNSAEVNSPAARIGIRGTAIDMLVGDNAEDIAEDEDFVGSVRSDDDDATLVILRGPGAQTAGGLTVGLAEVESAGVTVVLDEPGLAAYVPRAGVPPIGPFRISNSGLANIQEELAPEVARANSGGGFLEALIPIAIGAVALGVLLSGDGEDDTGATADYPNDNNTADRPPSGQDDNNQGPTID, from the coding sequence ATGCACAAGCCCAACCGCATTCTCGCCGCACTGGCCGCAACCAGCATCCTCGCCAGCAATTTTGCCGCCCTGCCCGCCGCCGCCCAACGGACCGAGGTCGGCAATGCTGCCGTCGTCGTCGGGAATGTCGAGCTGAGCAACGACCAGCAGCGCCGCCCGCGGCAGGTGCAGCGCCGCGATCGCATCGCCTGGGGCGACCTGATCGAGACCGAGAACAACTCGCAGTTGCAGATCCTGCTGCTCGACCGCTCCAGCTTCGGCGTCGGCGAGCGGAGCCGCGTACGCATCGACGAATACGTCTACGATCCTGACGAGGGGCGGAACGTGATCGTATCCTTCCTGCGCGGCGCGCTGCGGTTCTTCTCCGGCAGCGACGAAGGGAACAACAGCGCCGAGGTGAACTCCCCCGCCGCGCGCATCGGCATTCGCGGCACCGCCATCGACATGCTGGTGGGCGACAATGCGGAAGACATCGCCGAGGACGAGGACTTCGTCGGCAGCGTGCGCAGCGACGATGACGATGCGACGCTGGTGATCCTGCGCGGTCCGGGCGCGCAAACGGCAGGCGGGCTGACGGTGGGGCTGGCGGAAGTCGAGTCCGCCGGTGTCACGGTCGTGCTCGATGAGCCGGGGCTGGCCGCCTACGTGCCGCGTGCGGGCGTACCGCCCATCGGGCCGTTCCGCATCTCCAATTCCGGCCTCGCCAATATCCAGGAGGAACTCGCCCCCGAAGTCGCCCGCGCCAACAGCGGCGGCGGTTTCCTGGAGGCGCTGATCCCCATCGCCATCGGCGCAGTCGCCTTGGGTGTGCTGCTGAGCGGAGACGGCGAGGACGATACCGGGGCCACGGCAGACTATCCGAACGATAACAATACCGCAGATCGCCCCCCGAGCGGACAGGATGACAACAACCAGGGGCCGACGATCGACTGA
- a CDS encoding response regulator transcription factor: protein MELDEDAQGPSLTRRARATEKIKELSKRQLEVLQMVASGLRNKQIAWELGLSEKTVKMHRGIAMDKLGARSSAEMIRLAVEAGI, encoded by the coding sequence GTGGAGCTGGACGAGGATGCGCAAGGCCCCAGCCTGACGCGACGCGCTCGCGCTACCGAGAAGATCAAGGAACTCTCGAAGCGGCAGCTGGAAGTGCTGCAGATGGTCGCCAGCGGGCTGCGCAACAAGCAGATCGCCTGGGAACTGGGCCTGTCCGAGAAGACGGTGAAGATGCACCGTGGTATCGCCATGGACAAGCTTGGCGCCCGCAGCTCTGCCGAAATGATCCGCCTGGCCGTGGAAGCCGGCATATAG
- a CDS encoding CHASE2 domain-containing protein: MRVRHTVADLPEGKVMAALLARLSRIGPQLAGALVVLLVLLLWTIGPTSLEQLRLQVFDSYQRMAPRGDANGDIVAVVDIDEASIEELGQWPWPRTDIATLTTLLGKAGASVVVFDIAFAEPDRTSPAQIAARYEAQKRADVLGEGFADLPSHDALLADSFGDVPVVTGYFLDPRDIGGSVEPKMPFTTSGRVESPPVAEYAGVIATLPELEAAAAGNGFVQRGNDSDEIVRRVPLLAMFEDTPVPSLSLEAVRVALGAGNPMLVASDGSGQLDGAGSAVAVRLTDIDRPIEIPVTDSGEMWVHFPDESTRELWSAADIITGRMSAEDLAEKVDGRIVLVGSSANALSDVVATPLSGLNAGVVVQAAAVEQMMTGDFLERPDWAPAVELLLLLVLGLGLALVLPRIGAVFGAVLALSAMALVSAASWFSFTRLSYLLDPVYPLLAILIVYLVQTAYVFFREERQRQYIRSAFDRYLSPELVKQIAASPEKLELGGVERDMSVLMCDVRGFSRISEQYAPNEVIDFLIEFLTPMSDILLARKATIDKYIGDAILAFWNAPLDDPDHHRNAARAALEMIAATDRLNREMPSRDGVVWPGEVKVGIGLNSGLCCVGNMGSRQRLNYSLIGDTVNLAARLEGQTKQYGVPIIVGAALAEQLDDFALLEIDRLRVVGRERPETIFALLGDESMSATDAFRRLAEAHGRVLAAYRQQDWDAARAALGSARADYSRFGIAGLHDLLAARIEDLTRTPPPADWDGVFQATQK, from the coding sequence GTGCGGGTGCGCCATACGGTGGCGGACCTGCCGGAGGGGAAGGTGATGGCGGCACTATTGGCACGACTGTCGCGGATCGGACCGCAGCTGGCCGGCGCCCTCGTCGTGCTGCTGGTGCTGCTGCTGTGGACGATCGGTCCCACTTCGCTCGAGCAACTCCGCTTGCAGGTGTTCGACAGTTACCAGCGCATGGCCCCGCGCGGCGACGCGAACGGCGATATCGTCGCCGTGGTCGACATCGACGAGGCTTCGATCGAGGAACTTGGGCAGTGGCCGTGGCCGCGCACCGATATCGCCACGCTCACGACCTTGCTGGGCAAGGCTGGCGCGTCGGTGGTGGTGTTCGACATCGCCTTTGCCGAGCCGGATCGCACCTCGCCTGCACAGATTGCTGCCCGCTACGAAGCGCAGAAGCGGGCAGACGTGCTTGGCGAAGGCTTTGCCGACCTGCCCAGCCACGACGCGCTGCTGGCCGATAGCTTTGGTGATGTGCCGGTCGTCACCGGTTATTTCCTCGACCCGCGGGACATCGGCGGCAGCGTCGAGCCGAAGATGCCGTTCACCACCAGCGGCCGCGTCGAGAGTCCTCCCGTCGCCGAATATGCCGGGGTGATCGCCACCTTGCCGGAGCTCGAGGCCGCGGCAGCGGGTAATGGGTTCGTCCAGCGCGGCAATGACAGCGACGAGATCGTTCGCCGCGTCCCACTGCTGGCGATGTTCGAAGACACACCAGTCCCCAGCCTCTCGCTGGAGGCGGTGCGGGTCGCGCTTGGCGCGGGTAACCCGATGCTGGTGGCCAGCGACGGCAGCGGCCAGCTCGACGGCGCCGGGTCGGCCGTCGCGGTGCGCCTGACGGATATCGACCGGCCCATCGAGATTCCCGTAACCGACAGCGGGGAGATGTGGGTGCATTTTCCGGATGAGTCGACACGCGAACTTTGGTCCGCCGCCGATATCATCACGGGCAGGATGAGCGCCGAGGACTTGGCCGAAAAGGTCGATGGCCGGATCGTGCTGGTCGGCAGCTCCGCCAATGCGCTGAGCGACGTGGTGGCGACACCGCTATCCGGCCTCAATGCCGGGGTCGTCGTCCAGGCCGCCGCAGTCGAACAGATGATGACCGGCGATTTCCTCGAACGACCCGACTGGGCCCCGGCGGTCGAACTGCTGTTGCTGCTCGTGCTCGGCCTTGGCCTGGCGCTGGTCTTGCCGCGCATCGGGGCGGTCTTCGGCGCGGTACTGGCGCTTTCAGCCATGGCACTGGTGAGCGCGGCCAGCTGGTTCTCCTTCACCCGGCTCAGCTACCTGCTGGACCCGGTCTATCCGCTGCTGGCGATCCTCATCGTCTACCTCGTCCAGACAGCTTACGTGTTCTTCCGCGAGGAGCGGCAGCGGCAGTACATCCGCTCCGCCTTCGACCGGTACCTGTCACCCGAACTGGTGAAGCAGATTGCCGCCAGCCCGGAGAAACTGGAGCTGGGCGGGGTGGAGCGCGACATGAGCGTGCTGATGTGCGACGTGCGCGGTTTCAGCCGGATTTCCGAGCAATATGCCCCGAACGAGGTGATCGACTTCCTGATCGAATTCCTCACCCCGATGAGCGACATCCTGCTTGCTCGCAAGGCGACCATCGACAAGTACATCGGCGATGCCATCCTCGCGTTCTGGAACGCCCCGCTCGACGATCCCGACCACCATCGCAATGCCGCGCGCGCCGCGCTGGAGATGATCGCCGCGACGGACCGGCTGAACCGCGAAATGCCGAGCCGTGACGGGGTGGTCTGGCCGGGCGAGGTGAAGGTCGGCATCGGCCTCAATTCCGGCCTGTGCTGCGTGGGCAACATGGGCTCGCGCCAGCGGCTCAACTACTCGCTGATTGGCGACACGGTGAACCTCGCCGCCCGACTGGAGGGGCAGACCAAGCAATATGGCGTGCCGATCATCGTCGGCGCCGCCCTTGCCGAGCAGTTGGACGACTTCGCCCTGCTGGAAATCGACCGCCTGCGCGTGGTCGGGCGCGAACGGCCGGAGACGATCTTCGCCCTGCTGGGCGACGAGAGCATGTCAGCCACCGACGCCTTCCGCCGACTGGCAGAGGCGCATGGGCGAGTGCTTGCCGCCTATCGCCAGCAGGATTGGGATGCTGCGCGCGCGGCGCTTGGGTCAGCCAGGGCAGACTACAGCCGTTTCGGCATCGCAGGCCTGCACGACCTGCTGGCGGCGCGCATTGAAGACCTGACCCGTACCCCGCCGCCGGCCGACTGGGACGGAGTGTTCCAGGCCACGCAGAAATAG